The window TGCTGCAAACTCGCAATGCTCACTGAGTTTGTATAAATCCCTAATAAAGCTCTCAATACTCTCGTCTGCTCTCTGAGCTCTTGTATGAAATATACTTCTAAGATGAATTACGTTCCGCTTTGGGTTGAAGTAATCCAGAAGCTTCTTGGAAACTATATCAAAAGCCTTCTTCTCCTTATCATCAGCAAATGTAAGTGTTTCATACAACTGTTCAGCATCCCCACCCATCGTGTATAGGAGGGTTGCTATCTGTACACCACCGTCCTTATCCAACAAGCCAGTAGCTACCCTATACAGTTTAAATCGCTTCAACCATTCTGGAAACGATGCTGGTGATGAAAAGTCAAATCCTTGTGGTGCCTCAAGCTTAGACATGATTGTCAGCTAAGAATAGGCAATGGATGGCTACTAGCAATCAGCTAAGAGTAGGATTAAATAGATAGTTCTGAAGGCAAAGAAGGACACACTGCCACCAAGTTGGATGTTCATGTGATAACCCGTTGCTAAAGTCTTTCTTAGCAATGTTACCCTTAGGGGGCTTCTTCTGTTTAAGCCAATGTTTGTAGAACTGTTTTTCTACCACAAGAATTAATACTGCGATAACGAGACAGTGGTTGTATTTAAGAACAGTATATTTAACGATCTATATTACGTAGTGAGAATGTATCATAGAATATGAGCGTAAGAGTATCAGTATGAATGTTGAACTAAAGACTTTTCACAAACAAGATCGGGTTCCCTTATATAGGAGAGAAtgacttgcataaaatatgtgtggtatgagtcaaacacaagatacgaaaaggttgcagaataatatttacacaattaattttgttccaGGCGCACAGACAAAGATAAGCAAGCGGATGCGGACAGATAATTAGCGTAGTTGGAATGTTTATGGAGGCTGACACGAATGGTGACACAGACAGTCTTGGCAGGAAAAGATGTTGGTCTTGTAGTAATTGTCAAATGTCAAATGatgaaatgttataaaaaagtgTTACGTTCTTATCTTTTGTGTATAGTAAAATAACAACTTAATGTATAAAAGATATGTAGCTCTGACATGAGAGTTGTTCTGACATCGGTATGTAGAAACCGCAGCTAGGCAGAGGCAAGATGAAACTAGGTCATAGTCAAGATACAGGTATCTTACACCTTCCTCCTTAGAC of the Watersipora subatra chromosome 4, tzWatSuba1.1, whole genome shotgun sequence genome contains:
- the LOC137394325 gene encoding uncharacterized protein; protein product: MSKLEAPQGFDFSSPASFPEWLKRFKLYRVATGLLDKDGGVQIATLLYTMGGDAEQLYETLTFADDKEKKAFDIVSKKLLDYFNPKRNVIHLRSIFHTRAQRADESIESFIRDLYKLSEHCEFAAERDNTIRDRLVVGLLDKELSAKLQLEENLDLSKTIYMSRHHELVKNEVAKQVEIGSISRSSASCGTSQKNSDRQAVTKSYANYQETIN